From a region of the Saccharomyces cerevisiae S288C chromosome IX, complete sequence genome:
- the PAN6 gene encoding pantoate--beta-alanine ligase PAN6 (Pantothenate synthase; also known as pantoate-beta-alanine ligase, required for pantothenic acid biosynthesis, deletion causes pantothenic acid auxotrophy, homologous to E. coli panC), which yields MKIFHTVEEVVQWRTQELRETRFRETIGFVPTMGCLHSGHASLISQSVKENTYTVVSIFVNPSQFAPTEDLDNYPRTLPDDIKLLESLKVDVLFAPNAHVMYPQGIPLDIEEQKGPFVSVLGLSEKLEGKTRPNFFRGVATVVTKLFNIVMADVAYFGQKDIQQFIVLQCMVDELFVNTRLQMMPIVRNNNGLALSSRNKYLCPESLKISENLYRGLKAAENAIRRLAPGGRLSRSEIIDTVTQIWAPYVDSHDFKIDYVSLADFKTLDELSDVENTSEQQPIVISCAVYVTDREKPDTVVRLIDNIVI from the coding sequence atgaaaatcTTCCATACTGTCGAAGAAGTTGTTCAATGGAGAACACAGGAGCTGAGGGAAACTAGATTTAGAGAAACTATTGGGTTCGTTCCCACAATGGGTTGCCTGCATTCGGGTCACGCTAGTTTGATCTCGCAGTCTGTGAAGGAAAACACCTATACTGTGGTCAGTATATTTGTAAATCCCTCCCAGTTTGCGCCAACGGAAGATCTAGATAACTATCCTCGAACTTTGCCAGACGACATCAAATTGCTTGAGTCGTTGAAGGTGGATGTTCTATTTGCTCCTAATGCACACGTGATGTATCCACAGGGAATTCCGCTCGACATAGAAGAGCAGAAAGGCCCTTTTGTTAGTGTTCTTGGATTgagtgaaaaattagagGGGAAGACGAGACCTAACTTCTTTAGGGGCGTGGCAACTGTCGTGACTAAACTATTCAATATCGTTATGGCGGATGTGGCTTATTTTGGGCAGAAGGACATTCAACAGTTCATTGTTTTACAGTGTATGGTGGACGAACTGTTTGTTAATACAAGGCTACAAATGATGCCTATTGTaagaaacaataatggACTGGCTCTGAGTAGTAGAAACAAATATCTTTGTCCAGAGTCTTTAAAGATCTCTGAAAACCTTTACCGCGGGCTGAAAGCTGCGGAAAATGCTATTAGGAGACTAGCACCAGGGGGACGTCTCTCCAGATCAGAAATCATCGATACTGTGACTCAAATATGGGCACCCTACGTTGATTCCCACGATTTCAAAATCGACTATGTTTCCTTAGCAGATTTTAAGACTCTTGATGAACTCTCCGATGTTGAAAACACCAGCGAACAGCAGCCAATAGTCATTAGTTGTGCTGTATACGTGACTGACCGCGAAAAACCCGATACGGTCGTCAGACTAATAGATAACATCGTTATTTAA